The stretch of DNA TTAAAGCCAGTTTGACAACAAAATTTCCATTATTTTTGTTACCCAACAGTTTTGAGCAATTCTAACTCAAGTGACGTAACATAATGTCTCTTAATATTCATCCACAGTTTGAACCAATATTGTAAATAAGCCATGTAAGAATTGATGTATGATGGATATTTCCCCCAATTCTCCAcacggtattattattattattttattttattttatttttatttatttatttattttttttttggtgtcttgGCTGGAACAACCAAGCACCTTTCACATGCCATTAAGTTGCACATTTTCTAGATGTTCCAGTCTGTTTAACCCCTATACCTCTGACGCATATAAAAACGTCGGCTGAATCTGAACATCAAAGATTTTAAAGTTTATGTCGCTTGTCGTTTCCTTGTATTTTGGAAACAAGGGAATGGATTTTTGAAGAATTTTATTACTGAGGGCAATAGAATAAgctacaatgctttttttttttttttttttttttttttttgtccagtccACAAAAGGGGAAAATGGGGGAAAAAGTataaagaagtaaaaagaaaatgaaataaaatgtataGAAATAAATTTCAAATGACATCACATAAAAATCAAACAggaagcgagtgagagagagagagagagagagaggggaggagagagagagagagagagtttaacaaaacaacaacaacaaacaacaacaacaacaaaacaacccccccaaaaaaaaacaaccaccaccaccaaaaaaaacacacacaaaaaaaccttgatcaaagtgtgtgtgtatgtgtgtgcgtgtgtgtgtatgtctgtctgtgtgtgtgtgtgtgtgtgtgtgtgcgtgtgtgtgtttagatatatagatagatagcctgtgtgtgtctgtgcatgtgtgtgtgtgtgtgtgtgtgtgtgtgtgtgtgtctgtgcgtgtgtgtgtctgtgcgtgtgtatctgtgtgtatgtatctgtgcgtgtgtttgtgtgtgtgcgtgtgtgtttgtgtgtgtgtgtgtgtgaatctctgtgtgtgtgtgtgtgtgtgtgtttgtgtgagtgtgtgcatctgtgtgcctgtgtgtcaatgtgtgtatctgtgtgtccgtgtgtgtgtttcaaggggACTTCCTGTGCCGGGTCGTGCACACCTCCCCGCTCCTCTGCATcacggcctgtgtgtgtgtgtgtgtgtgtgtgtgtgtgtgtgtgtgtgtgtgtgtgtgtgtgtgtgtgtgtgtgtgtgtgtatatatatatatatatatatatatatatatatatatatgtgtgtgtgtgtgtgtctgtgcatgtgtgtgtatctgtgtgtgtgtgtgtgtttcaaggggACTTCCTGTGCCGGGTCGTGCACACCTCCCCGGTCCTCTGCATcacggcctgtgtgtgtgtgtgtgtgtgtgtgtgtgtgtgtatgtgtgcgtgtgtgtatgtgtgtgtgtgtgtgtgtgtgtgtgtgtgtgtgtgtgtgtgtgtgtgtgtgcgtgtgtgtgtgtgtgtgtgtgtgtgtgtgtgtgtgtgtgtatctgtttgtgtgtgtatctgtgtgcctgtgtgtgtatctgtgtgtgtacctctgtttgtgtgtgtatctgtgtgtgtgtgtgtgtgtgtatctgtgtgtgtgtgtgtgtatgtgtatctgtgtgtttgtgtgtgtgtgtgtgtgtgtgtatctgtgtgtgtgtgtgtgtgtgtgtgtgtgtgtgtgtgtgtgtgcggtgtgtgtgtgtgtgtctatgtgtgtatctgtgtgtgtccatgtgtgtgtgtttcaaggcgACTTCCTGTGCCGGGTCGTGCACACCTCCCCGCTCTTCTGCATCACGGCCTCCATCTACACCATGGTGGCCATCTCCTTCGACAGGACCGCCGCCATCGTCCTCAACGCTCTCCGGAAGCTCACCTGCCGCTCCGTGTCCTTACAGCTTCTCTCCATCTGGGTCCTGTCCGTCCTCCTGTGCGCTCCCACGCTGTACGAGTTCGGAgagttcgtggtggtggtggtggtggagggtgggggggtggaggaggaggaggaggtggtggggaaggagggggtggtggaggggggtcagGAGGGGAAGGGTGTTGAGAACGGGACGGTGCTGGGGTGCGGGAGCCACGGGGTCTCTCACCTGTACTCTGTGCTCAACGGGGTGGGTCTCCTGCTGCTGGCCTACCTGCTGCccgtggcggtggtgatggtcaACTACGGGAGGATTCTCGTGTTCTTCAGGTACGTTTacctgtcgtcttttttttttttttttttttttgcatacttGTCCTCCTTTTAATGGTGTTCTTCAGGTACACACCTGTCTTCTTTTTTAATGACGTTCTTCAGGTACAcacctgtcttcttttttttaatgacgttCTTCAGGTACACACCTGTCTTCTTTTTTAATGACGTTCTTCAGGTACAcacctgtcttctttttttaatgacgtTCTTCAGGTACACACCTGTCTTCTTTTTTAATGACGTTCTTCAGGTACacacctgtcttcttcttttttttaatgatgttctTCAGGTACACACCtgtcctcttttctcttttttcattgaTGTTCTTCGGGTGAATTCttgtcctcttctttttttctttaaaaaaaaaaaaaaatattggtgtTCTTCAGGTACATACCtatcttcttgtctgtctttaaattttttttttttattgatgttcTTCAGGTACATGCCTACcttcttcttaattttttttccttattgATGTTCATCTGGGAACACAACTGTCCTCTTTTTGTTGATCTTCGGGTAAATACCTGTCTTTTagatttttaaaaatgtattttcATCGATATTGTTCGGGTAAATACCTGTCCTCTTATATATATGTTCTTTAGATACATACCTGTcctctttttatctgtcttttttaattttattgatgTTCTTCGGGTGAAtacctgtgggtttttttgtttgttttttgcattgtttGCTGTGTGCAGATCGAAGGACAGTAGTTTGCTGTGTACTGTACTATGTGCTGCATGCAGATTGAAGGGCAGTGTTATTTGTTGTGTACTGTACTATGTGCTGTGTGCAGATCGAAGGGCAGTGTTGTTTGCTGTGTACTGTACTATGCGCTGTGTGCAGATCGAAGGGCAGTGTTGTTTGCTGTGTACTGTACTATGTGCTGTGTGCAGATCGAAGGGCAGTGTTATTTGCTGTGTACTGTACTATGTGCTGTGTGTAGATCCAAGGGCAGTACTGTTTGCTGTGTACTGTACTATGTGCTGTGTGCAGATCGAAGGGCAGTGTTGTTTGCTGTGTACTGTACTATGTGCTGTGTGCAGATCGAAGGGCAGTGTTGTTTGCTGTGTACTGTACTATGTGCTGTGTGCAGATCGAAGGGCAGTGCTATTTGCTGTGTACTGTACTATGTGCTGTGTGCAGATTGAAGGGCAGTGTTATTTGCTGTGTACTGTACTATGTGCTGTGTagaagaccaaagggcagtactGTTTGCTGTGTACTGTACTATGTGCTGTGTGCAGATCGAAGGGCAGTGTTGTTTGCTGTGTACTGTACTATGTGCTGTGTGCAGATCGAAGGGCAGTACTGTTTGCTGTGTACTGTACTATGTGCTGTGTGCAGATCAAAGGGCAGTGTTGTTTGCTGTGTACTGTACTATGTGCTGTGTGGTGGGTACTgtactgttgtgctgtgtttcagacacacacacacccggctaAACAGTGGCGACGcaaacttccttcttcttcttcttcgttcgttggctgcaactccaacgttcactcgtacgtacacgagtggacttttacgtgtatgaccgtttttacccagccatgtaggcagccatacgccgttttcggggttgcgcatgctgggtatgttcttgtttccaaaccccaccgaacgctgacatggattacaggatctttaacgtgcgtatttgatattctgcgtgcgtatacacacgaagggggtttaggcactggcaggtctgcacatatgttgacctgggagatcggaaaaatctccaccctttacccaccaggcgccgttaccaagattcgaacccgggacctcagattgaaaatcaaacgctttaaccactcggctattgcgcccgtgtccTGCGCTGTGTGTTGCACGGTGCACTGTGTGTAGGTCCAAAGGGCAgaaatgtgtactgtgtggtatGTACTGCCAGTTGTACACTGTGttcagtgtactgcactgtgcgcTGTGTGTTGATCGGAGGGCTGTACTGTGCACTGTAAAGTAATATGCTAGGAGTTTTacactgtgtgctgtgcagtgtactGAGTGGTCTGTGCTGTGTATCGTATGGcatgtactgtgtgctgtgttctgcactgtgtgcatgtactgtgtgctgtgttctgcactgtgtgcatgtactgtgtgctgtgttctgcactgtgtgctgtgttctgcactgtgttgctgtgtgctggTCGAAGGGCAgtggtgtgtgcactgtgtgctaTGTGGAGATCAAAGGGCTtgccgtgtggtgtgtggtgtgtattgtacAGCAAgcactgtgttctgtgtgctgtgtgctgtatggcGTGTACTCTGTGCTGTGTACTGCATGGCATACACTGTGTCCTGAACTGTGTACCGTGTCCTGCCCTGCGTACTGTGTGCAGGTCTAAAGGCCAGAAATGCGTACTGCATGGTATGCACACtgtatgttgtgtgctgtgtcctgtgtcctgtgtatTATGTCCTGCCCTGCGTACTGTGTGCAGGTCCAAAGGCCTGGTATGCGCTGTATGTTGTGTACTGTGTCCTGTGTACTGTGTTCTGTACTGCGTACTGTACGTAGGTCCAAAAGCCAGAAATGTGTACCGCATGGTATGCACTGTATGTTGTGTACTGTGTTCTGTGAACTGtgtcctgtactgtgttgcaggTCCAAAGGGCCAGAAATGTGTACTACATGGTATGCGCTgaatgatgtgtactgtgtgatgtgtattgtgtcctgtgtgctgcgtgatgtgtactgtgtgatcTGTAATGTGTCCTgcactgtgtactgtgtgcagGTCTAAAGGGCCAGAAATGTGTACTACATGGTATGCGCTgaatgatgtgtactgtgtgatgtgtattgtgtcctgtgtgatgtgtaatgtgtccTGCACTGCGTACTGTGTGCAGGTCTAAAGGCCAGAAATGCGTACTGCATGGTATGCACACtgtatgttgtgtgctgtgtcctgtgtcctgtgtatTATGTCCTGCCCTGCGTACTGTGTGCAGGTCCAAAGGCCACAAATGTGTACTGCATGGTATGCCCTGTatgttgtgtcctgtgtcctgtgtatTATGTCCTGCCCTGCGTACTGTGTGCAGGTCTAAAGGCCAGAAATGTGTACTGCATGGTATGCACTGTatgttgtgtactgtgtgatgtgtactgtgtcatGCACTGCGTACTGTGTGCAGATCTAAAGGCCAGGAATGTGTACTGCATGGTATCCACTGTatgttgtgtactgtgtgctgtgtcctgcTGTGCGCGCTGTGTGCAGGTCTAAAGGCCAGGAATGTGTACTGCATGGTATCCACTGTATGTTGTGTACTGtgtcctgtgtgctgtgtactgtgtcctgtgtcctgccCTGCGTACTGTGTGCAGGTCTAAAGGCGTGCTGGGCGGTGGGTCCGGCACGGGGCGGGGCGAGGTGTTCCAGGCTCTGTACAAGTCCCGCATGATGGTGGTCAAGATGCTCATACTCGTCGCTCTCCTCTTCGCCCTCTCCTGGGCCCCCTACTTCGTCCTTCTCCTCACAGAGGTCGGTCCCTGCACGCACGTGCACCGcgcaaacgcatgcacgcacacacacacacaaagaaacaacaagacaTATACAGcacgtacatacaaacatacatgcacacgtgtaCCGCAGACAGtacgctgtactgtactgtgtggtgtttgttgtgtagtgtggtgtgtactgtacaATGTGGATTGTACTGTGAAGTGTGcattttactgtgttgtgtggtgcataCCGTACTATGTGGTGTGTAATGTACAGTATGGACTGTACTGTGAAGTGTGcgttttactgtgttgtgtggtgcataCCGTACTATGTGGTGTGTACTGTACGGTGAAGTATGcattttactgtgttgtgtggtgtataccGCACTACGTGGTGTGTACTGTACATTATGGATTGTACTGTGAAATGTGCATTTTaccgtgttgtgtggtgtgtactgtacagtatggattgtactgtgaagtgtgcgttttactgtgttgtgtggtgcataCCGTACTAAGTGGTGTGTAATGTACAGTATGGATTGTACTGTGAAGTGTGcgttttactgtgttgtgtggtgtataccGTACTATGTGGTGTGTAATGTACAGTATGGACTGTACTGTGAAGTGTGcgttttactgtgttgtgtggtgcataCCGTACTAtgtggtgtgtactgtacagtgtggattgtactgtgaagtgtgcgttttactgtgttgtgtggtgtataccGTACTATGTGGTGTGTAATGTACAGTATGGACTGTACTGTGAAGTGTGcgttttactgtgttgtgtggtgtataccGTACTATGTGGTGTGTAATGTACAGTATGGACTGTACTGTGAAGTGTGcattttactgtgttgtgtggtgtataccGTACTATGTGGTGTGTACTGTACTCTGCAGCAtggtgtgtactgtactgtgtactgtgctgcgtggtttgtactgtactgtgttgtgtggtgtataccgtactgtgttgtgtaaaccgtacagtgtggtgtgatttgtactgtgtactgtgctgtctgatttgtactgaactgtgttgtgtggtatataccttactgtgtactgtgctgtgtggtttgtactgtactgtgtactgtgctgtgtggtttgtactgtactgtgttgtgtggtgtgtactgtactgtgtactgtgctgtgtggtttgtactgtactgtgctgtgtggtttgtactgtactgtgttgtgttatgtgtactgtactgtgtacggtgctgtgtggtttgtactgtactgtgtactgtgctgtgtggtttgtactgtactgtgttgtgtggtgtgtactttactgtgtactgtgctgtgtggtttgtactgtactgtgctgtgtggtgtgtactgtactgtgttgtgtggtgtgtactgtactgtgtactgtgctgtgtggtttgtactgtactgtgttgtgtggtgtgtactgtactgtgtacggtgctgtgtggtttgtactgtactgtgttgtgtggtgtgtactttactgtgtactgtgctgtgtgtgtgtggtttgtactgtactgtgtactgtggtttgtactgtactgtgttgtgttgtgtgatgtgtattgtactgtgttgtgtggtttgtactgtactgtgttgtgtggtgtgtattgtacagtgtaCTGTGCggtgtggtttgtactgtactgtgttgtgtggtgtgtactgtactgtgtactgtgctgtgtggtttgtactgtactgtgtactgtgttgtgtattgtactgtgttgtgtggtttgtactgtactgtgtactgtggtttgtactgtactgtgttgtgtggtgtgtactgtactgtgtactgtggtttgtactgtactgtagagtgtgtggtgtgtactgtactgtgtactgtgctgtgtggtttgtactgaactgtgttgtattttgtgtactgtattgtgtactgtgcggtgtggtttgtactgtactgtgttgtgtggtgtgtactgtactgtatactgtgctgtgtggtgtgtactgtggtgtgtactgtgctgtgttatgtggtGTATACCTtcctgtgtactgtgctgtgtggtttgtactgaactgtactgtactgcatgcTGCAAAccgtacagtgtggtgtgtactgtactgcaatatGTGGttcgtgctgtactgtgtgatgtgtactgtaaTTGACTGTGCGCTCTGTACTGTTGTGTACTGCGCTGTGTTGGTGTGTAACATCATCTGTGCCGTACCGTACTGTActgaactatactgtactgtactgtactgcactgcattgtcatGTCCAGttatgtcctgtcctgtactatactgtactgtactgcattgttctgtcctgtactgtactgaactatactgtactgtactgtaatacactgcattgtcatgtcctgtcctgtactatactgtactgcattgttctgtcctgtactgtactgtgctgtgctgtgctgtaatgtactgcattgtCATGTCCAGttatgtcctgtcctgtactatactgtactgtactgcattgttctgtcctgtactgtgctgtgctgtgctgtgctgtgctgtaatgtactgtactgtactgtaccgtactgtactgaaCGAGACTGTACCGTACTGCATTGTTCTGTACCGTACTGTGCGCTGTGTACTCACAAAAACGAGTGGGTTTTTCCCTCCACCACAGAAAGTATCCGGCACCTCCCACAACCAGTACTCCGACGACTGGGCCAACATGCTGAGGATCGCTCTGTCCGCCTTCAGCACGGCTTACAACTTCCTCCTCTACGTCGTCTACAATCGGAACTTCCGCCTGGGCCTGCAGAGGCTTCTGGGAATCCCCCAGCACTGCAGACTGTTGTGCAAGCGGGGCAGCCAGGTGGCGCCCAGCGATCACGTGCAAGATGACGACTTTGACGTAACGCAGACTGCACGTGAGCTCAGGGCAGCGCAGCCCACGGTGTGCAAATGACGATGATTTATTGTGAAAGTATCTGTTCTTCTTTGggtgaacgctctttcctctGGTTCAACGTATCTGTTCTTCTATtggtgaacgctctttcctcttGTCAACGTATCAGTTCTTCTATGggtgaacgctctttcctcttGTCAACGTATCTGTTCTTCTATTgtgaacgctctttcctcttGTCAACGTATCTGTTCTTCTATGggtgaacgctctttcctcttGTCAACGTATCTGTTCTTCTATGggtgaacgctctttcctcttGTCAACGTATCTGTTCTTCTATGGGTGAACGCTCTTTCTTCTTGTCAACGTATATGTTCTTCTATTgtgaacgctctttcctcttGTCAACGTATCTGTTCTTCTATGggtgaacgctctttcctcttGTCAACGTACCTGTTCTTCTATTGTGAACGCTCCTTCCGCTCGTCAACGTATCTGTTCTTCTATTgtgaacgctctttcctcttGTCAACGTATCTGTTCTTCTATTGTGAACGCTCTGTCCTCTTGTCAGCGTATCTGTTCTTCTATTgtgaacgctctttcctcttGTCAACGTATCTGTTCTTCTATGggtgaacgctctttcctcttGTCAACGTATCTGTTCTGTGggtgaacgctctttcctcttGTCAACGTATCTGTTCTTCTATGggtgaacgctctttcctcttGTCAACGTATCTGTTCTTCTATGggtgaacgctctttcctcttGTCAACGTATCTGTTCCGTGggtgaacgctctttcctcttGTCAACGTATCTGTTCTTCTATTgtgaacgctctttcctcttGTCAACGTATCTGTTCTTCTATGggtgaacgctctttcctcttGTCAACGTATCTGTTCTTCT from Babylonia areolata isolate BAREFJ2019XMU chromosome 18, ASM4173473v1, whole genome shotgun sequence encodes:
- the LOC143292131 gene encoding neuromedin-K receptor-like, which gives rise to MTMTGGELAFIVIVGAVLATSVVCNVLVMVVVAVTPKLRTPTNVLICNLAVSDLLLASVVLPQNLHDVSHAEDSYDEGDFLCRVVHTSPLFCITASIYTMVAISFDRTAAIVLNALRKLTCRSVSLQLLSIWVLSVLLCAPTLYEFGEFVVVVVNGTVLGCGSHGVSHLYSVLNGVGLLLLAYLLPVAVVMVNYGRILVFFRSKGVLGGGSGTGRGEVFQALYKSRMMVVKMLILVALLFALSWAPYFVLLLTEKVSGTSHNQYSDDWANMLRIALSAFSTAYNFLLYVVYNRNFRLGLQRLLGIPQHCRLLCKRGSQVAPSDHVQDDDFDVTQTARELRAAQPTVCK